GCGACAGTGATGGACTTCTGCCGAGCCAGGAACACCTCTTTACACGCGGATCATTTAATCTTGGGGATTAATCTAGGTCTGTTAAACGTCTTCAAAAAATTTTCTTGCTGATTTCACTGCTAACCCATTATTGATGCAAATCCACTTGCAAAAGTGGAATGGAAGAAAACAGTAACATTTTTGCAAATACTTAAGTAAAAAGAAGGCAAATGGTTAGAGCTTAGTGCTGAGGCCACAATTTACAGAATGAAAGGAAGTGTTCTGCTTTTCCGGTATGATTCAGACTTGGCTATTTGTGAAGATGTTTGTGGCAAGGAAGTCACCCTGGGACCAGGTAAGTCCCGTTCTCGCTGTTGCCTGCTTGTTCTTTAAGTTTAAATGATAAAGAGAGCCTGGTTCATAGCCTTCAGAATGATTTTTGGAGTCTGCATGGGAGGTAGAGAACAGTTACCTGTGCTATACAGAAATGCAGAACAGCTCTAATGGCAGCAGTCCATCTGTGTTCACTCTTGTTCCCTGGGAGTTTACAAGGAGGATGGGAAAGATGGCATTGCTGGAAAATGGGCAGAGGAGCTGAGAGTGCCAGAAAAGCATAGGGATTAGGGACTCAGGCAAATAGAGCCTAGATACATCTGCAACCATTAGTACTAGATTATATTTCCACCAGACTAAAGCCAACTGTGATTTCTGTTCCAGAACCGTCCTGGGGGCTGTGCACCAGGCTTCGCCTCCCTTCCCAAAGTATCATTTGAAAGGGTTACTTAAATAGAATAGGGTACATTTACTGCCACTTTTACTTAAATGTAAGATAACCCTGAATGTAAGAAGACCCCTTAAAATGTAATACTGGTGgaaactgccatcaagtcacagctgacttgtaATGACTCCAcagggttctcaaggcaagagacaaacagagatggtttgccattgcctgcctctgcatagcaacccagcttagcttctgaaagcTGATGAGATTGgggtagcctgggccatccaggacaGGACAAAAACCCCCTCCACCTTTTGTTTTGAATAAATGCTGTAATCATTAATATTTTCAACATAtaagagagagctgctgtagcaaagtggttaaatggtttggctatgaatcagcactttactggttcaaatcccactactgccatgagctcagtaggtggccttggatgtaagccactcctctcagccccagctgcattgtggggataataacaacactaacttgttcaccgctctgggtggggtaCTCTGTCCAGAatagtagtatataagcacagttattattatatgcTAGCTCCAGTTGGAAACTTGAATCCCTTTTGTTTTGTATCTATAGGTGTTGCCTGGTTATTCTTCTGTTCTTTTTAAAGAAGTCACTCACCTTTTTGCTGATTTTAATAAACTGAAGCCAGAAGATATAAGAGTCAATGTAGAAGAGGCTGCAGCTCAAGGAGTGAATTGCCTGAAACCTGAATATATTGCTGATTACCTTATAGAGGTTTGCATTTTGGGACTATAATATGGAACAGTTTCAAAAGTCTTATCTTGAACATCATGGCTGTTACCCAGCAGCTGTGATGGATTGCAGAAGGGCTTCTGCAGCCTAGTAGGAAAAAGCTGTGCACATAAttgtagaaaaggctacatagagcttTGGGTTGTCCTTTGTGACTAGATCATGACAATTGAATCCTGTTTGCACAGATAAAAGAAAAACCCTTGAAATAAGTGGACATCATGACATTTTTGAGGGGTAGTTTGTCTTTTCTATTGCTCTTCTGTTGTGTTGCAAGTGAGTTTGGATGGAGCATCCATGATGAGAGTCGCCAGAAACTAGGTCTTCTCCACTGTCATTGGAAGCATCTGTGAGGGAACCTCTGCCTGTTAGAGAGGGACTTTTATGCAGCATGCCTTCCCTTGTGCGAAAGTAGGGCAGCATTGTAGTGGAGAGATTGGGGAAGAAATTATGGAGTGTTTCTGATAAAGAACTTAGGGATGCCAAAAGTGTGAGCTACTTACTCTGGGTGTGTGCGCGTTCACATGCATGCTTGTAATGTACACTCAGTGGGAATTTTAGCTCTAAAAGGATGGCACCTACAGGAAGAgttgttttatttctttgaaaacttaattgttttgtttgttttaaggaaccaccaccaccaatggaATGCTATCGATTGCCCGAAGCCACTGCCTATCTTCAGAATGGCAAAGAACAAGGAAATGGGTTATCACAAAAACGAAAAGCTCCTGAAGCAACAGCACACACAGTCAAGCGCTCCAGAATGAATTGAGACTGCTTTACCTTTAAATATAATGAATTTTCCATTtctatttgttttctttcaacATGAAAAGACATTAAATGCTTTTGTAGTATTTTGTGTCAGCTGTGTTCTTAACTATCAAAAAACGGCTCCTGAAGTTTGCTGTTTGTAATGGTTCTGTGAACATATATTAACCACTGGTTCTTTTGTATCTTGTATACCATCAAATAACCTAGATCTCATGGTTAGAAACAAAAAAGCCCCCTTTTTCTGAGGCAGTCTTTTAAGGTAAGTTTTAAGGTCATAAAAATTGCAGTAGCATGCCAGCTAAGCATTGTAGAGGTTCTCTGAATATGGGAAGCAAGCCTTTAACATGCTGGCTTCAACACACCATTATAGCTCTTTGGAGCTCCTGGTCTCCACCCAGGAAGAGGCGGCTATAACTAGCACTGGCACGGTGTGGTAATGTTCGGGGGCTCCTTGAACATTTGAAAAGTACTATGGGATTCTTTACCTTGTGATAAACAGGTATTGGAGCTATCCACAGACAGAATCATTTCCCTGTCACCTCATCCAAAGTCTACAAGAAAATACCTTGGAAAAGGTATGTAAATAGCCAGTCTGTTCAGTAGAGCCAGAAGGAACTGAGAAACAAGTCTACTCAGTAGAAGTTCTAAGTCTTTCAAATTCCTGACTCTAGCATTTAATGGAAATAGACCCCAATGAAGCGATGCCCTTTCTCCCCTCCTGTTGGCTAAGAAATGCAATGTCTACACCTCCAGTTCCAAACACAACATGCAAACAGCTGCCCTTAAAAGTTTGTAGTTTATTTTCAGCACTTAGTATTTCCCTTGTATTTGTGTAATTCACTTCTACCTACTATCTACCATCTTCGTGGAAGTAAAGACATCATGAGCAAACATTGATACACTGTTAAATTTGCTTCTATTATAGCAATTATAATTTCCTGATCTCTAGGACAGTATAATGGCTCCACTGAATTGTAAGGCAACACATCTCAATAGCTGTATGAAGCACTCAATAtttgcccttttttaaaaaaggaaattgcTGAGAATCTTAATTTGTAGGTATCTCCTCTTAAGGGTACACTGATTTCATCAGTGTACTACATGCCCAGAACAGAACTTACAGGCACCTTTTTACTGGTCAGCTGCTTTGtggaaaaggaaacaaaatagtGACTCAAGTCACTCCTGGATGCTCACTAGAATTTTAGTTTTTGTATCTCTCTTCTAAAAATCATGCTCAGCTACTGTACCATGATGCAAGCGAAAATACAATACAGTAAATAGCTTGGATATTTACTGAGCAAAGCACAAgaatgaacaacaggacattcagtgaaagatgcAATAGGGTGTaggagcagaaaatttgaaaaaaatttgaaaaagaaaaggagtaCAGAGATGAAATCCTTCTGAAACGAGGAATAACTACTTtaccatggcatgtttagcaacacaGAAACTTCCTCGTAGATGCATGTCTACattagcagacagtacccagcagaatagtgtatagtccctgtcccaGTATAAGGCTGGTATACAAACTGTTTAATCATAGTACTCTACCCCTACCTATTTTCTTTATAACAGCCATTGCAAGACAAACATAAATGGCAGCTCCTAGTTCTGCAGTGGTTCCTATTTGGTAAAGTGAGTGGGCTTTCTAAAATAATGGAGGGCTCACTGAATTTAAGAACAGCAGTCATGAAAATGTTCTATTAAACAGTGTGAACATAAGTTTATTTTATTCAGGGACTTTACAAAAAATGACAGATGATCTTAAGTAATCTCCATGCAAAACCAAAGAACCTTGTTAATACAATTAGATCTGCACAGTTAATCACATAAAACCAGAAAAGGATGCATAAAGATTGAAAAAACTCAACCATGCTTTCTTACATGATCAGTATTATTTAGTATGTGTTTTGTAGGGAAGCTTTGTATAGTGGTAGCAAAATACTGTTAATGAGAACAAAGCTGAATGTTTGCTTATTGTGCCAAGCAGCTACCAGACCTCAGCTGATTAGCTATGATTTGCACTTCTGTAGCACCTTCCATCAGGGAAACTCAAAAACACTCTATAGTGAAGTtaccctcacaacacccctgtgaggtagggaagTATTGTCTTTACAACTTAAAAAACTGAGGCACCATGAGACTTCTATCCATTCCTATCCCAAACTCAAAACAGACTGCTTTTATCCTTTGGATCGCTTTTCTTCTATGTTCACGATCTTGCTGTTTGCTGAGTATTAAACTATTAATAGGCCTGAGTGTATTCTATAGCAGCATGAAGTCTGTTGTTTTGTGCCCTTAAAATGAAGTCATTTATGCCTCTTAAAATCAATTGCATCTGATATTGCAGTTTAAAGACATCCCCCTTCACTTATCACACAGAAAAGCAGATTTCTGAGAGAATCCCTGCTCCTGAAGTATTTCTTCATATTACTTTCCTGACTCATAACTAGTCTAACACTGCAGAGAAGGAGATGGTAGGACTTCCAATTACAGGTGGGGTATTTTTTTATTGCTCctccactaagatgcagtctttGTAAAAGTAAGCTATTCCATGGGGGCCAAGCTACATCAAATGTCCCCATTTTCTATGGGTAGTGGGGAACACCCAGGCAAGCTACCCTTACCTCATCTGCAAAAGTATTATCTAGGAGGCTACCACATCATTCTGGACATTGTGTAGATTACTTGTTGCATACATGTTTGTTACTTCAGACCTCTTGGTCAACAGAAAGTCTTGCATCCTCTGAACTCTCCCGTCAAgtacttttctctcttttccGCTTTTGGAGAGTTGTCTTGGACAGAACATTAAACTGCAGTATTACAGCTGCACAGCAGGAACAAAAATCACTATTTGgacatatttacttatttaggtATCCACTAGTCCAGGCTGCAATCTTCTATAGGCTTGGAGTTTTTGCTTCCTTGGGTGGGTTTCATCGAGTGCTTACTATTAGCCTTGGATGTTTCCATTGTAATTGTTCACAATTAAGAAGTCTATTCAATAGACTTGAATAGACTATTcaattgccaagaccacggcaatacagcccggaaaacccacaacaaccatcgttctccagccgtgaaagccttcgacaatacatctattcAATACAGTATGTACCTTGCCTGAATTTTTTTGAAAGCAGTCAGTGCAGCTATTGCTACAGCTAGCTGCACTTGGCCACAGTTTAGCCAACATAATGTAGATTTCCTTGGACCATTACAACACAGACAGCTATGGTAACATCACTTTCGTAGTAATTATAACATTGGGGATCTTTACAGCAGTCTAAGGCCTCAGTGCTAAAGAtttcgatatacaggtcccattGAAGTCAAGAGTACATATAAGACATGTAAGCAGATTTGACTCTGTGCACAGCCTGCAAGGTGGTCAACAGAGTTCAAGATTGGTCTCCCTGTTAGTTATGTATTGGATGTCAATCACCGGGGACAGGAGGGGGAGGGTCTAATGCAAAGGGAAGCCTACCATAAGCCCTCCCTTTTCCAGTGTGACACTCTGCACCAAACAAGTATACTAGCAATGTAGTCTGATACTGATAGCCAGACTATGTATGCCCTTTAGACAGAGGCACATCTGCATACAGCTTGTGGTTTCAATGCAATAGAGTAGAGTTAATGCAAAAGCCCCTGAAAAGGCCCCGCAGGCGCTCCTAATGCTTTCACAGAATGAACATGCCCTTCCCAAGATCCCTTTCCTACCAACAGACTTTTTTGAAATAAAAGCTCCACACTTTCCTCAGGTTATCAAAATTACAGATTATACATAAACCTGTCTTATCTTGTTTACCCCTTTTCCACTAAAGTACATTTAAGTTAATTGAGACACATTGTGACTACTTACCTTAAACAAAACTGACATTGTACTAGTGTAATTTTAATGTAGCCCTAATTTTATGACCACTTATAAATATTGTCAGTGTTCTGTTAAACGTTTTTCAGCTTTCGTATGCACTCATGAAAAGATAGCTAACACACAAATCCTGAATGAACACTACTAGCAGGTTAGCCGGATTAGTTCTATTCTGAACTTCAGATAGATTTCACTAGAAACATTGGCTTGGATCATATCTATGTTTTCTGATAGTGGAAAGCACTCCATCAGTCAAAAAAGGGAGATAATTTTCACCAATTTTACCCACCAACTGCAGCTACACATCTCTCCCAAAGCTGACAGAAACCTGGGAACAGAAAACTGCAGTGCAAGAAGGAAATCAGAGAAGTTCCCTTTTTCAAGTGCTGCTCTGCTGGCATTCAACAGAATCTAAGACAAGGATTAACATTTTCTTCTGTCATCAGCCAACATTTAAATGCAAACTAACTTGCAGACAGATGTCCAGAATGAAGCATCACTGATTTGTACTGAAGTTGCTTTCTTTCATTCCTTCTAAGCCCATGAGTCTTTAGTAAAACAATTATACAGCAGAATTTATTAGAAAAGTAGCCAGACATATGTTAAGATGCTGAAACTTCAGTCATGAAGTAAAAAAATGCATACAAATTATTCATTGACTCCCTATGAAGATACAAGTCTACCAAGCAGGACAATACTAAGTCCTAAATGGACAATCATATAGAATATAATTGAAAATTAGAATATAATATAGAATTCAGTGGTTTAGTGGGAATTATATGCTGTATTTTTAACCAAAATTTAGAGTTGAGCCTTGTTTTCTGAATCTATTTGGTGACAGAAAACAGAATGGCTTAATGTTTCAATGCTTATGTTCTTCAATGTGAAAAATTCTTACACTTGAAGCAGCCCCAAAATCTAATGTTACAAGGAATTTAATGTGGACCAGCAGGCAAGTCTGCTTAACTACCAGCAACTGACTGCCAACCTCAACAGTGCTGCTTCCTCACCAAGAGCACAAAATCACTTTCAGTTTCACTTCATCTGTGGTATCTGCGAGTGGCAATGCAGGGTGAGGTAGACAGTGATCAGACTTAGCCAAGCTAACTGGAGGGATACCCATCTTTATCAATAGTGCACAGCTGATGGTTTATTGACCATGCCTATGCACATATACTCAGGAGTTCAGTGATAATCTGCGTAAGACAGCAGCCTCAAGTTTCAACTTCATAATCATACATCAGTTTTATCATGATTAATGATGCATGGTATCATCAGAACTACATGTAAAGATTCATTAGACTCCAGAATTCATGTacatttccatttatttattaatgttacAATGTTTTCTTGCTCTGTGAACCATGCCCAAGAACTCAAGTGAAGATACAAAGGACAGCTTCATCTACCCTATCATATAGTATATTAAAACTTGATTCCTGTGTAATAACAACCTCAATAAAATGCCAAAGCTGGGATTTAAAATTTTATGTCTCCACAATGCCATTAAGTGACATACAAATCCACATAATCTTAGTTCTTCAACTTTACTAACCCGCTAAAGTTTTGTTGGCAAATACATTTTCAGGAAATATATATGGTTCAATGGCGTCAACTGTAGGTTTACATTCAGTGATCTGGGTACCCAGAAGCCTGGCTTCCTTACCTTAAATCTATATAAAAATGCAACTATTTAGAGTCATTTTCAGTTACGGTAAGCAATTCTTTACAGGGATAAGGCCATTGACATTCTAAGCACTGAGATAGGGAAAACTGTTGGTTCTCCCAATAAACCAATGATTTGACACCACTGCCAATCAACTGCTAAGAGACAATATCAATATCAGCCACATCCTTTTCTTTAGGATCTGAATAGCATTCTAACCATTGTTAATATTACATAGTACAATACAGCACAAATCTTAGCACAAAGTACTATTATACTAGCTTCTCCCCGAATAAATGGACATAGCTGGTCAGAAGACTGACCTACAACTGAAGTTATCACTAAATctttgggcagcagaggaagaaaattgCTGTAAATGCAACATCTTATTCCCAAAATATTTCCAAATTTCAACCAGTAAGAAGCCACAACAAAAGACATTTTTCACTCAACACGGAATTACTTTCATTCTGCGAACACAATACTGTGCTATCCACAGCTGTTACTTGCCATAATATGAAGTTAAAGGTAAGTATATGGCATGTTTTTTCAAACTTAAGTTCCAGATGCTAAGGAAGTACAGACATTGGCCACTGAATGCAAACCTACAGAAATCCTCATCCATTGAAccccagaaaagaaaaaagaaaaaccctaGTGGATAGTCTGCATATTCCATGCTCCTACTTGACTATACTGCAATTTTCTCAATTTCTGCACTTTAAAATGAAGTTTACATAGTTGAAAACAGTTAACATATGCAGACTAGCATCCCTATGTTTTTTATCTAGCTGTGTATTTCTGATAACTTAAATCAAATTAAGGTAAACAAACTACAGGTCAACAGTTCGCTGCATATTTCTGAAAGTGGTATATACTAGAGGTTTCTAGTTAGTTATGGCTACATACAAGAGGATGTTGTAAGTGGGGGCACAGGACAAGTTGCTCATTTAAGGTCACTTTAATTTGTTATTTATACTAAATCAGAACCCAGATGGCTGACTTCTGCAGGATTTCTGAGAGGAATCCAGTAGAGCTGGTTTCGAGTTTCAGATGGCCACTAAAGAGTTGTAACCTTTTCCAGAAGTTGTGATCCACATGGTGTCCACAATGAGTGCAGCAAGTCTGAGGTAGTCAACCCTTACGAAGGCTCAGTATCTGAACATAAAAAGATTTGAAATAACCACTGGCTGCAGACAGTTTTGCAGAGTAATCAAAATACTGGGGACTCTTGTTCGACCACTTACATTAACATCCCTTACATCCAAGGAAGAAATCAGGTGTACCATATTAAACATACTTCCATAGTGCAGAAGAGCCAATCACTTACGTCAAAGTAGTCTGCATTTGTTGCAGTAGATCCAGTAGAAATAAGACGGCATGTTCATAATAGCTGTAGTTTAGTTACCTTAGACTGGAAGGGTATCAAATAACCATTCCTTAATTGTAATGTGTGTGCAGCTTTACTGATCCCCAAGCACAGCATATTGGTTGTCTAGCTGAAGTTTAGTTGCCTGGGTTTTTGAAACCTCATCCCTACCTCTATTTTTGTGTTTTACTACTTCAAAGCTCTTCTCCATTTCTTTATCCCTAAGGGAAAATAAATGTAATCAGTAAGTGTCTTAAACGCCCTTGCCCCTCAGTAATATTAATTCAATGTCACTAGCTTTAGTTATAAAGTTCCATGGCTAGGGCCACTGACGCAATGGAGCTATAGCTTACAATCCAGGGAACTCATAAACATGGCTACGGTCCTGTGCATGCCTAGCAGGATCATTATAACAGACTACAATCTCATtacacaaactgcttttgaaacacCAATGGCAGAACTGAGGATTTTCCATCTTTTATTAAGTCCAACACGAATACTGGATTGTGGCTATAACAGACTCAAACAGAAGTCTGAACACTAGTACAATACACAACACTTCTGAATATTTAGGTCTAATTGAATGAAAATTCAACAGCTGTTTGAAAGCACAGACTTCATTTCAGAGAACCACAAGACCAAAGGAGgtttgaaggggttttttttgcggcACCCCAAATGCCACAAAGCATACAGCTTTTAAGAGAGATGAGTCTTGTGATATGGCATGGGAGTCTGCTGTTCAAACTCAAAAAGGTACACTCAAGGATCTGGATGTGCCTAAAGTCGCTTTTTGAATGTCAGCTGTACCATACAATTCTAGATCTAGTGAAATTGTGAGAGGTAAGACCGTATctttgaaaacattttatttcagaCAGACAAGAATCGAACTCACAAACCACAGTTTAAGTTGTGGACGGTTTAGCTAACAAAGCTACCTATGGGAGGCTCAAAATTAAAGCAAAGCCTTATTTCTTCTGTTAAGCTATGGGAAGTTCTGAAAGCCTGCAAATGGCCCATGATATTTAATATCCATGGAGAGCTGTGATTTGACACCTGTGGCAAGCAGAGATCAGCATTTCCAACATTCTATCAATACATCCCTATAATCAATCTCTGAATATCAAATTATTGTTTAAGAATGCCTCTTGTCAGGACCTGCATAAATACAATCCACATGTATATTTATAATCAAAGCCTGTTTGCTTCTTTGGGTCCCATGGTACATCCTGATTTCTCTATATTCTCTGTGGACAAGACTATGAAACTCTGAAGGATTAGGAAAAGAGCAATATTAAGAATCATCTGTACAGAGTGCTATTACCATACTTACTTTCTGGTATCTACATGCTTGGCAGTGGATTGCAATGATGGAAATTGTGTATCACTATAGATTTCTGGGGGTCCTTGTGGTGTTTTCCGTGTCTTGGTTTCTCTAGCACCAGGTGGCCGATATACCCCACTGGACTGAACAGGCTCTGGGCTTTCTGTAACTGAGTTAGAGAGATTTTACAAAcaacaaaatataaacaaatgtgTGTACTAATTTGGAACATTCTGGCATAACTCAAGTTTCATAATACTATACACAATCGCCTAGCGTTCTGAACATATGATCTACACTTAATGGTAATCTGTTTCTTTGTTCTAGTTGGCAATCTATTTTACATAAAACAGTCTACAAAACAACATCACAACAATGGAATACAGAACAGCTCTTTAGAACTTATTCTTCAGATTCTTTAAGCATGAGACCTTTCTTCTGTTTATGTTCTGCTCCTTCAATAAACAGCAAAACATGTGACACATACAAAACAGCAAGAAAATCCATGTACATCATTCTTGAGAAAAGGCAAGTAATGCAGATATGTTTGCTGCTAGGCAATTACAACAAATGGGATCTAACCAGATGACAAGCAGCACTCCTTGTTCTAATCAGGTCCTGTCTGTCAGAAAAAAGGTGAAGTATATAAATTGCCTAAataaaaatgcaacactcattTTCCTTAAATGTTACAAATGGCATTCCCACAATACTCACATGTTAAAACCGTAACTTTTATAACTAATAGTCCTAATTGCCAAAAAACTAAACGGTACTATCTGGCACCTAGTAAAATGGCTTCCCAGTTCTGATATGAAGTAACATGGGACCGTCCAAAACATTATTCTTTAAGTTAGAAAGAAGCATTAACTTTTTGCTTTGATTATTCAACAGTGAAGTAATGGAGGATCCAATAAAGCTACCTAGTTTATAGTCATTTAAAACcaacaaagaaaaacaaagcttACCAATTGTTTCAACTACAGGGTTTTGTGTAGTAGCAGATCTATTCCAAGGGCCAAACGACTTATCCATGCCACTGCCAGGTTCTTCACTGTAATCCCTTGGTTCTTCTCTCTTTTCACCTTCATCATCATCTTTTTcactgaataaaaagaaaaaaagtgttgtGCAGATTATAAGCATGTACAACACTACCCATTTCATATATTTTGCTGTTAACCATCTAAAATAAAATGAAGATTTCTGTGCATTTTGCTGTGCTCACCATATGAGCACAGTATTATCTACTCAAGAAAAGCAAGTAACCGCTGTAGAGAAGCATCATAAAACTACAGGTCAATAAAGATGTACAGTTCCATGAATTAAACATCTCAAGGGGAAAGACAAGCTGAGAAACCTAATGTTTGCTGCTCACATGTGTTTTAACAGTGATAATTAAAGGTAAGATTAAGTGAAGCAGAGTGAATCATGGTTCTGATAACCTTGCTAGCTCCTTAACTGTGAGAACATCCAGGAACAACTTAAACATGCAATATGTTgtgttttgttattttcaatatcttATAAATTATAAAAAGAATTGCTAAGGCCCCAAAATGGGTAAGAGTCACATGTGGCAGGGATTGCTTTGAAGCAATATAAACTATCAAGTGGTAAATACTGTTAAGGATGACTTGATCagtagcatttcttcaactattAAAGTGAAGCCAGCCTAACTGAACCAAGTTATGAGCTTTATGAAGACTGTATCATTCAGACACAAACTTAACTAGTTCAGTGTTCTTTTAACAGATTTGTATTCCGAGGACTATAATACCTAATTTGCATGGACTGTACTCTGAGACCACTATAGTCAACTTCTTCTTCTTGTTCAAACTCCTTCCAGTCATCCTCTTCCTGAAAGACAAAAGTATTATGCAGGCTCATTACCGGGCAATTAGCATTGAAATaaccataaaacacacacacacacaagctcagGGCAGGATATCAGAAAATCCAGTTCTGAAGTTAAAACTGGTGTCATATGAAGGCACAGAATGACTACATTGTTATTTTTGAAATACCTATTTAAATGTTAACTTTTTGAGAGCACTTGATATACCTCATTGGGTAAGGCTCAACATTTTAGCATTATTTGTGCCTATTACTTACATTACATAGCACATGTGaagttttttaatgtattttcttGACAGAACAGGCCCTGAAACATACTTTTAGTGCCATGCCTCACAATATTGGTCAACAATAATATTATCAcgtttttttcaaaaatgtacTTCCCAAAGGCTCCTTATGGCAAgcgtgaatttgtgtctgcatgCAGACATTTAATTTTTTGCCCTATGTTTCCTGTTATGCCCTTCATTCCCCAGTCAACAGACAAATGGCTTACAGTGGAAGATCCTGCAGCTCGGAACACAAGACATATGAATGTATGTTTAAATATCTCTGCCCCCTCACACCCCTGGCTCCTCTCCATAAACCACTTGAAGGTCTTCTTGTCTATCATTTTTATTATACCCTTGCCTAAAAGATTTGAGGGCAACTTACATTTTCCTGccctccatttttccctcacaacttCCCTGcgtggtagattaggctgagagagggagtGACTGGTCTGAGGTTACTCACCAAGCTTCATGGGTGAGTAGGGATTTGGATCCAGCCTTCCGAGTACAGCACTAATTACTATATCATACCAGCTCTCTGACTTTCTATGGTCAGTTTTCAGAGACGTGCATATGGGATTAAGAGTGGGAGAAAAATCAGCAGCACGTATGCTGGAGTACCCTCTGTTTCA
Above is a window of Eublepharis macularius isolate TG4126 chromosome 11, MPM_Emac_v1.0, whole genome shotgun sequence DNA encoding:
- the CDV3 gene encoding protein CDV3 homolog isoform X2, translated to MAETEERSLDDFFAKRDKKKRKEKSSRGGAAATASSAASSSAAAAAAAGGVGGSRQAEGGSGAAPGANTATAKGVNKEEDDWKEFEQEEEVDYSGLRVQSMQISEKDDDEGEKREEPRDYSEEPGSGMDKSFGPWNRSATTQNPVVETIVTESPEPVQSSGVYRPPGARETKTRKTPQGPPEIYSDTQFPSLQSTAKHVDTRKY
- the CDV3 gene encoding protein CDV3 homolog isoform X1, which translates into the protein MAETEERSLDDFFAKRDKKKRKEKSSRGGAAATASSAASSSAAAAAAAGGVGGSRQAEGGSGAAPGANTATAKGVNKEEDDWKEFEQEEEVDYSGLRVQSMQISEKDDDEGEKREEPRDYSEEPGSGMDKSFGPWNRSATTQNPVVETIVTESPEPVQSSGVYRPPGARETKTRKTPQGPPEIYSDTQFPSLQSTAKHVDTRKDKEMEKSFEVVKHKNRGRDEVSKTQATKLQLDNQYAVLGDQ